A genomic stretch from Helianthus annuus cultivar XRQ/B chromosome 1, HanXRQr2.0-SUNRISE, whole genome shotgun sequence includes:
- the LOC110876197 gene encoding protein SCAI isoform X2 yields MSQNDAAIASNIQVSELYWSLVAKADKKFSKLRDLPYYEHHRYDTYFYKVFKVYTQLWKFQQENRQKLVEAGLKRWEIGDIASRIGQLYFGQYMRTSQASYLSEAYIFYEAVLTREYFKDGIFQDLNLANKQLRFLARFLTVCLVLNRREMVRQLVNQLKMLVAESKRAFPENDFKEWKRVIRDLTKFLKVDTAFMNIWPLRYSVVLDLDPDCLPRVACIKRNLKLRGAILCSYHPNEVLATMCEELPVDGILLIYISASGSGVHTSISPSHIGNVGDTENVSDTIRSDTVTTLPSCSACDTLTSSLDYSGGLNLGPGANGGFNTIDPSDLLPFTRRPLFLIIDSDNSKAFQAINRAEKGEPVAILLSPALSFPLHGAIDPPLPGGSQFTSFLTVPLQAFVILLGFSGSDIQTENLNKAQKILSSSLNKWGETLASADTIHPVWAQVLGDPFLRRLLLRFIFCRAVFALYAPTSGKKEYLPECSPSLPDAFLPTTPSSIATVLQIADIFGAATMFNIRERIVLPDEQFSSP; encoded by the exons ATGTCACAAAATGATGCTGCAATTGCCTCAAATATTCAAGTGAGCGAATTGTATTGGTCGCTCGTAGCTAAAGCCGATAAAAAGTTCTCCAAACTTAGGGATTTGCCGTATTACGAGCATCACAG GTATGATACATACTTCTACAAGGTATTCAAAGTTTATACACAATTATGGAAATTTCAACAAGAAAATCGGCAGAAGCTGGTGGAAGCAGGTCTTAAAAGATGGGAAATTGGTGATATTGCATCCCGAATTGGTCAACTTTATTTCGGTCAATATATGAGAACAAGTCAAGCCAGTTATTTATCGGAGGCTTATATCTTCTACGAAGCAGTGCTAACACGCGAGTATTTCAAAGATGGAATATTCCAGGATCTTAACCTTGCCAACAAACAACTTAGGTTCCTTGCTAGATTTTTGACTGTGTGCCTCGTATTAAATCGACGAGAAATGGTTCGTCAGTTGGTAAATCAGCTCAAAATGTTGGTTGCTGAGTCCAAGAGAGCCTTCCCG GAAAACGACTTCAAGGAATGGAAGCGGGTGATCCGGGATTTGACTAAATTTCTTAAAGTTGACACAGCTTTTATGAACATTTGGCCTTTAAGATACAGCGTTGTTTTGGATCTTGATCCAGACTGTCTACCCCGTGTTGCTTGCATCAAAAGAAACCTAAAACTGAGAGGTGCAATACTTTGCAGCTACCATCCTAACGAG GTTCTGGCCACCATGTGTGAGGAGCTCCCTGTTGACGGGATTCTATTGATATACATATCTGCTTCAG GAAGTGGAGTGCACACTTCAATATCTCCATCTCATATAGGAAATGTGGGTGATACAGAAAACGTTAGTGATACGATTCGATCAGATACCGTCACTACTCTGCCATCTTGCTCTGCATGTGATACTTTAACATCTTCATTAGATTATTCCGGAGGCTTGAATCTCGGTCCCGGTGCAAATGGAG GGTTTAATACGATTGATCCAAGTGACTTGCTTCCATTTACAAGAAGACCTCTTTTTCTTATCATAGATAGTGACAACAGTAAAGCTTTTCAG GCGATAAACCGGGCAGAAAAAGGAGAACCGGTTGCAATTCTCCTATCTCCGGCCTTATCATTCCCGCTACATGGTGCAATCGATCCTCCTTTGCCAGGTGGCAGCCAGTTCACCAGTTTTCTCACTGTACCGTTACAGGCCTTTGTAATCCTACTTGGCTTTTCAGGCTCTGACATCCAAACG GAGAATCTCAACAAAGCACAAAAGATTCTTTCATCGTCTTTAAACAAGTGGGGAGAGACGTTGGCGTCTGCCGACACAATTCATCCTGTTTGGGCACAAGTTTTAGGCGATCCATTTCTTAGACGCCTGCTTTTACG GTTTATATTCTGTCGCGCGGTTTTTGCACTATATGCTCCTACTTCAGGCAAGAAAGAATATCTTCCAGAATGCTCACCTTCTCTCCCTGATGCTTTCTTGCCAACAACGCCCTCATCGATTGCAACAGTTCTACAAATAGCCGATATTTTTGGTGCTGCAACTATGTTCAACATCAGAGAAAGAATCGTACTTCCTGATGAACAGTTCTCTTCtccataa
- the LOC118491165 gene encoding protein FAR-RED IMPAIRED RESPONSE 1-like, whose protein sequence is MVINRMTDKKKYLADYSFEYSVDDDKRLTSLFWADGLCKLNYMEFGDVISFDATFKINRYKMVFVPFTGIDNRCRNPNVVVTDQDPAMKQAIEEVGHELCNNDEFKRRMCDIVWTDSIKPEEFERQWKLVMIEFGLTENKWIDDMFGMRSMWIPAFYRHEPMSGLMRTTSRSESENRFFCQVANSQLTLVEFMNYFDGAMDVQRFNHRKNDHISRYTEPADWSQTTLEKDAAKIYTRSIIFDQQLEIHGTISECLPMNTKVEGLRIRILLKDFKAHGDGLLEMFGVKEIPNKYVTKRWTKDVVPNELNVKYNLNIGGKDVQHKAKRIALTNAPPTVRVPAGIRNKGRGSHRRIKSKKEQMINRKGKRSRTCSVCNEKGHDIRTCGELKAKQQGKQGKKKMKGVQIEDGLRDQDNKGEDDEEEDDFEDYSSDDGYEEEDQWEEVSRDEDDEDE, encoded by the exons ATGGTTATAAATAGGATGActgacaaaaaaaaatatttagctGATTATTCGTTTGAATATTCTGTTGATGATGACAAACGGTTAACTAGTTTGTTCTGGGCTGATGGTTTATGCAAGCTTAACTACATGGAATTTGGCGATGTGATATCGTTCGATGCAACCTTCAAGATAAACAG gtacaagatggtgtttgttccgttCACAGGCATTGACAACCGCTGTCGGAAT CCTAATGTTGTAGTGACGGATCAAGACCCTGctatgaaacaggctattgaggag GTTGGGCACGAGTTGTGCAATAatgatgagtttaaaaggaggatgtgcgacATTGTTTGGACTGATTCGATTAAGCCCGAAGAATTCGAgagacagtggaagttggtgatgATTGAGTTTGGTCTTACTGAAAACAAATGGATTGATGACATGTTTGGGatgagatccatgtggattccgGCTTTTTACCGGCATGAGCCAATGTCAGGTCTTATGAGAACAACTTCAAGATCAGAGAGTGAGAACCGTTTTTTTTGTCAGGTTGCTAATTCACAACTCACACTCGTAGAGTTTATGAATTATTTTGATGGGGCAATGGATGTTCAAAGGTTCAATCATAGAAAaaatgatcatatttcaagatatactgagccAGCTGATTGGAGTCAAACAACAttggaaaaagatgctgctaagatCTACACCAGGTCTATAATTTTTGATCAGCAATTAGAGATACATGGAACAATTTCCGAATGTTTGCCGATGAACACCAAAGTTGAAGGTCTACGTATCAGAATATTGTTGAAGGACTTTAAAGCACATGGAGATGGTTTATTGGAg atgtttggtgttaaagaaattCCAAACAAATATGTTACGAAGAGATGGACGAAGGATGTGGTGCCCAATGAGTTAAATGTGAAGTATAATCTAAATATTGGTGGTAAGGATGTGCAACACAAGGCTAAACggattgctc taactaatgcCCCCCCTACTGTTCGTGTGCcggctggtataagaaacaaaggccGCGGCTCGCATAGAAGGATTAAATCCAAGAAGGAACAGATGATCAACCGCAAAGggaaaaggtcaaggacatgtagcgtatgcaatgaaaaaggtCATGACATTCGGACTTGCGGCGAGCTTAAAGCCAAACAACAAGGTAAACagggaaaaaagaagatgaagggtgtCCAGATTGAAGATGGTTTGAGAGACCAAGACAATAAGGGTGAAGACGACGAAGAGGAAGATGACTTTGAAGATTACAGTAGtgatgatggatatgaagaagaagatcagtgggaAGAGGTGTCTCGAGATGAAGATGACGAGGATGAgtaa
- the LOC110876197 gene encoding protein SCAI isoform X1: protein MSQNDAAIASNIQVSELYWSLVAKADKKFSKLRDLPYYEHHRYDTYFYKVFKVYTQLWKFQQENRQKLVEAGLKRWEIGDIASRIGQLYFGQYMRTSQASYLSEAYIFYEAVLTREYFKDGIFQDLNLANKQLRFLARFLTVCLVLNRREMVRQLVNQLKMLVAESKRAFPENDFKEWKRVIRDLTKFLKVDTAFMNIWPLRYSVVLDLDPDCLPRVACIKRNLKLRGAILCSYHPNEVKFSELTTDNFRMLQCLEWEPSGSFYQSSEIPSAGSTRINHYSHEITDHTLPQNPRKALLYHPSTTHLIAVLATMCEELPVDGILLIYISASGSGVHTSISPSHIGNVGDTENVSDTIRSDTVTTLPSCSACDTLTSSLDYSGGLNLGPGANGGFNTIDPSDLLPFTRRPLFLIIDSDNSKAFQAINRAEKGEPVAILLSPALSFPLHGAIDPPLPGGSQFTSFLTVPLQAFVILLGFSGSDIQTENLNKAQKILSSSLNKWGETLASADTIHPVWAQVLGDPFLRRLLLRFIFCRAVFALYAPTSGKKEYLPECSPSLPDAFLPTTPSSIATVLQIADIFGAATMFNIRERIVLPDEQFSSP from the exons ATGTCACAAAATGATGCTGCAATTGCCTCAAATATTCAAGTGAGCGAATTGTATTGGTCGCTCGTAGCTAAAGCCGATAAAAAGTTCTCCAAACTTAGGGATTTGCCGTATTACGAGCATCACAG GTATGATACATACTTCTACAAGGTATTCAAAGTTTATACACAATTATGGAAATTTCAACAAGAAAATCGGCAGAAGCTGGTGGAAGCAGGTCTTAAAAGATGGGAAATTGGTGATATTGCATCCCGAATTGGTCAACTTTATTTCGGTCAATATATGAGAACAAGTCAAGCCAGTTATTTATCGGAGGCTTATATCTTCTACGAAGCAGTGCTAACACGCGAGTATTTCAAAGATGGAATATTCCAGGATCTTAACCTTGCCAACAAACAACTTAGGTTCCTTGCTAGATTTTTGACTGTGTGCCTCGTATTAAATCGACGAGAAATGGTTCGTCAGTTGGTAAATCAGCTCAAAATGTTGGTTGCTGAGTCCAAGAGAGCCTTCCCG GAAAACGACTTCAAGGAATGGAAGCGGGTGATCCGGGATTTGACTAAATTTCTTAAAGTTGACACAGCTTTTATGAACATTTGGCCTTTAAGATACAGCGTTGTTTTGGATCTTGATCCAGACTGTCTACCCCGTGTTGCTTGCATCAAAAGAAACCTAAAACTGAGAGGTGCAATACTTTGCAGCTACCATCCTAACGAG GTTAAGTTCTCAGAGCTGACCACTGATAATTTTAGAATGCTTCAGTGTTTAGAGTGGGAACCCAGTGGCTCATTTTACCAATCAAGTGAAATCCCTTCTGCGGGGTCCACTCGTATTAATCACTATTCTCACGAGATCACTGATCATACATTGCCACAAAATCCCCGCAAGGCACTCCTGTATCATCCGTCAACCACACACTTGATTGCT GTTCTGGCCACCATGTGTGAGGAGCTCCCTGTTGACGGGATTCTATTGATATACATATCTGCTTCAG GAAGTGGAGTGCACACTTCAATATCTCCATCTCATATAGGAAATGTGGGTGATACAGAAAACGTTAGTGATACGATTCGATCAGATACCGTCACTACTCTGCCATCTTGCTCTGCATGTGATACTTTAACATCTTCATTAGATTATTCCGGAGGCTTGAATCTCGGTCCCGGTGCAAATGGAG GGTTTAATACGATTGATCCAAGTGACTTGCTTCCATTTACAAGAAGACCTCTTTTTCTTATCATAGATAGTGACAACAGTAAAGCTTTTCAG GCGATAAACCGGGCAGAAAAAGGAGAACCGGTTGCAATTCTCCTATCTCCGGCCTTATCATTCCCGCTACATGGTGCAATCGATCCTCCTTTGCCAGGTGGCAGCCAGTTCACCAGTTTTCTCACTGTACCGTTACAGGCCTTTGTAATCCTACTTGGCTTTTCAGGCTCTGACATCCAAACG GAGAATCTCAACAAAGCACAAAAGATTCTTTCATCGTCTTTAAACAAGTGGGGAGAGACGTTGGCGTCTGCCGACACAATTCATCCTGTTTGGGCACAAGTTTTAGGCGATCCATTTCTTAGACGCCTGCTTTTACG GTTTATATTCTGTCGCGCGGTTTTTGCACTATATGCTCCTACTTCAGGCAAGAAAGAATATCTTCCAGAATGCTCACCTTCTCTCCCTGATGCTTTCTTGCCAACAACGCCCTCATCGATTGCAACAGTTCTACAAATAGCCGATATTTTTGGTGCTGCAACTATGTTCAACATCAGAGAAAGAATCGTACTTCCTGATGAACAGTTCTCTTCtccataa